ACATGTCCCCTGCGTCCGGTGAGAGAACACCGCGACGAGAGGAGAGGGCTTGCCATCCCCATCGCGACGACCACACCCGCGGGAATCCCCGCCGCCCGACGACCGGCGGCGCCGCTTCGAGGACGTCTACGCGGCCAACCGCGCCCGGATCCTCGGGTACGCGCTGCGCCGCACGGACGACCCGCAGGACGCCGCCGACGTCCTGGCCGAGACGTTCCTCACGGCGTGGCGGCGGCTCGACGACGTCCCGCCCGGCGACCAGGCCCGCCTGTGGCTGTACGGGGTCGCCCGGCGCGTCCTGGCCAACCACCACCGCGGCGAGCGCCGCAGGTCCGCGCTGGCCGCCGACCTCGGGTCCCGGCTGCGTGACGGCCTCGCCGTCCATGACACGTCCGGCGACGACCTGACCGTCGTGGGCGCCGCGTTCCGCGGCCTGCCCGAGTCCGACCGCGAGCTGCTCGCCCTGGTCGGCTGGGAGGGGCTCGACCACGGCGAGATCGCGACCGTCCTCGGGTGCTCCCGCAACGCGGTGCGGATCCGCCTGCACCGCGCCCGCCGCCGGTTCGCCCGCGCCCTGGCCCGCGTCGAGGCGGACGCCCCCGGAACCTCGGCACACGCCACTCCCCTGCATGCCGCGCCCCTGCCCGCCACGGGGCGGCGGATCCCGAACGGAGACCCCACATGAACCGCGACATCGACCCGCTGATCGGAGGGCTCGCCTCCGTCACCGACCGGCAGGCCGGAGCACTGCTGTCCGAGGACGCGGCCACCGCCCTCGCCGACCGCATCACCGCGACCGCGGTGCCCTCGGCCGCTCCGCGCGGGCGGCGCTCGCCGATCATGCTCATCGGCCTGCCGCTGGCCGCGGCGGGCGTCGCCGGCGCCGCCGTCACGGCGGTCGCGCTGGCCCGCGCCGGCGGACCCGGCGGGACCCCGGCC
The sequence above is a segment of the Actinomadura coerulea genome. Coding sequences within it:
- a CDS encoding RNA polymerase sigma factor, with the translated sequence MPSPSRRPHPRESPPPDDRRRRFEDVYAANRARILGYALRRTDDPQDAADVLAETFLTAWRRLDDVPPGDQARLWLYGVARRVLANHHRGERRRSALAADLGSRLRDGLAVHDTSGDDLTVVGAAFRGLPESDRELLALVGWEGLDHGEIATVLGCSRNAVRIRLHRARRRFARALARVEADAPGTSAHATPLHAAPLPATGRRIPNGDPT